Genomic DNA from Carnobacterium divergens DSM 20623:
CATGTATACAGAATCGTATGAAAGTGCTGAAAACGCATCAGGTGTTTTTTTGTTTTCCTTTTTAAAAGCCGCTACGAAATCTTGGACTTTTTTATCTGTACTTTGATCCGAATAATGTGCCGTATAATAGATATTGTTTAAATTTTCAGGCAATGCTAAATCAACTAATTTTTCATTTCCAAAACCATCTGCTCCAAGAATAGGTTGTTGAATGCCTAATTCACGAGCTTGTTTGATAATTAATCCTGCTTCTTCATAGTATGAAGGCATATATAGGACATCAAAATCTTTGTCCTTGATTTTTGTTAAAATAGCTTTAAAATCTTTATCTCCTGTTGTAAAACTTTCTTTTGCAACAATCTCTCCTTTGAAGCTTTTTTCAAAACTTTTAGTCAATCCTTTTGCATAATCACTTGAGCTATCCCCAATAATGACGGCTTTTTTGGCGCCCAAATCTTTGTTAGCATAATTCGCTAAGGTTACACCTTGGAAAGAATCTTGGAAGCAAACACGGTAAATGTATTCTTGAAGACGTCCTTTTTCAACTGTGACAGAGTCATCTGTCCCTGAAGGGGTAACTAATGGAACTTTTGCTTTTGTGACACTTGGAGTTGCTGCTTTTACATTTCCTGATGTTGCCGGGCCAACGATTGCCACTACTTTTTCTTTCGTAGCTAATTTGGTCGCTACACTTGCTGATTCAGTTGGTTCTGATTTATTATCTAATTTGACTAATTCTAATTTTTTTCCTAAAACGCCACCGGCTTTGTTAATCTCATCAACAGCTAGTTTTGCTCCTTGATATTCTGCTGTTCCATAAGCTGAAACTTCCCCTGATAATTCAAAGTTTGCTCCAATTTTGATGGTGTCTGAATCTTTTGCAGTGCCCCCAGCACCACATCCTGTAGCAAACAATGCCAATACTGCTAAACTTGCAACGAATCTTTTCATATCTTTTCCTCCCAATGTGCTTCTATCCAGGTTTAATTATTTAAATATTCTGACAATTAATCTCCTTGTTAGATAGTATAGAATATTCTGACAATTTAAGCAATAGTTTTCTGTATAAAAAAAGAAAAGATTCTTTTTAACCTTAGGGTACTAATCTTTTAATAATTTGTTTTGTATAGAATTTTCGTATTTATTTATTTTTGAAAAATTTCGATAAATAAACTTCTTAAAAAGTAACAAAACGATTGGCTTTTTAAGAAGTATTTTAAAAGGACGCTCTCTACTACTAAACGACTACATCTTTGTTTACCTTAATTTTTCATGGTTAGCTGGTAATGTCTCCATGAGAGCAAAGAAGTCTTTAGGATTGCCCGTACTAAAATAGTCATACCAAAATTCTAATGTACTGGACTGAAAAACCCCTATATGTTCAATAATTTGTTTTGTCCATAACAAAGCGCCAGTGGAACTTGCCGTTATTAGATTGTTATCCACTACAGAAGGGGTTTCTATATAAAAGCCTTGTCCTTTATAGCCTTGAGAAACCATTTCAAGAAATTCCAATCCATTACTTGTATGAGGACGATTATTCAATAGACCCGCATTTGCAAGGGCAGCAGTAGCACCGCAAATAGCACACACAGTTGCACCTACTTTTAGAAGT
This window encodes:
- a CDS encoding ABC transporter substrate-binding protein encodes the protein MKRFVASLAVLALFATGCGAGGTAKDSDTIKIGANFELSGEVSAYGTAEYQGAKLAVDEINKAGGVLGKKLELVKLDNKSEPTESASVATKLATKEKVVAIVGPATSGNVKAATPSVTKAKVPLVTPSGTDDSVTVEKGRLQEYIYRVCFQDSFQGVTLANYANKDLGAKKAVIIGDSSSDYAKGLTKSFEKSFKGEIVAKESFTTGDKDFKAILTKIKDKDFDVLYMPSYYEEAGLIIKQARELGIQQPILGADGFGNEKLVDLALPENLNNIYYTAHYSDQSTDKKVQDFVAAFKKENKKTPDAFSALSYDSVYMIAKAIENGKEATPEKVNDALGKIKDFEGITGKITMDKEHNPVKSTLVIKLENGKEVSNTVVNP
- a CDS encoding type 1 glutamine amidotransferase family protein, yielding MATVYIYVLDTLADWELGYVTSELNSGRFFKEGEQRLSLRMVSYSKETIHTMGGLAIEPNYLIEDIEVSETTVLLLPGAETWSDPKHGAIIEKTKELLKVGATVCAICGATAALANAGLLNNRPHTSNGLEFLEMVSQGYKGQGFYIETPSVVDNNLITASSTGALLWTKQIIEHIGVFQSSTLEFWYDYFSTGNPKDFFALMETLPANHEKLR